In a genomic window of Methanoregula sp. UBA64:
- a CDS encoding NAD(P)-dependent glycerol-1-phosphate dehydrogenase → MSPDAIKVLKEKVFDKSKWMQLPRDVVIGHDVLGQIVPVCEDLKLGTSSLLISGKSTMDRAGKTVQEYLSRSGTVQVFISEEISPAIIKEAEQAAQGVDFVVGVGGGRVIDTAKIVSYNLDRQFVSVPTAASHDGIASARASVPTSEGNVSLEAHPPLAIIADTGIIAAAPHRLLAAGCADVISNYTAILDWELAHRIKGEPMSEYAIALSKMTAEILVKNADLIKPHQEQSAWFVTKALVSSGVAMSIAGSSRPASGGEHKFSHALDRIAPGKALHGESCGIGTIISMYLHGGDWRGIRASLKTIGAPTTPADLGISDTVAVEALLMAKTIRPERFTIFDTGITKESAERLVSMLYSE, encoded by the coding sequence ATGAGCCCAGATGCAATAAAAGTACTCAAAGAGAAGGTCTTTGACAAGTCCAAGTGGATGCAGTTACCCCGGGATGTGGTAATAGGCCACGATGTGCTGGGCCAGATCGTCCCGGTCTGTGAAGACTTAAAACTGGGCACATCATCGCTTCTGATCTCCGGGAAGAGCACAATGGACCGGGCGGGAAAGACCGTGCAGGAGTACCTTTCCCGCTCAGGTACAGTGCAGGTATTCATTTCCGAGGAGATCAGCCCGGCTATCATCAAAGAGGCCGAGCAGGCAGCACAGGGCGTTGATTTCGTGGTCGGCGTCGGGGGCGGCCGGGTGATCGATACCGCAAAGATCGTCTCCTATAACCTCGACCGGCAGTTCGTATCAGTCCCGACCGCAGCATCCCACGACGGGATCGCCTCGGCCCGGGCCTCGGTCCCGACAAGCGAGGGCAATGTCTCTTTAGAAGCCCACCCGCCGCTTGCGATCATCGCCGATACCGGTATCATTGCAGCCGCCCCCCACCGGCTCCTCGCGGCCGGGTGTGCGGACGTGATCTCCAATTATACCGCGATCCTCGACTGGGAGCTCGCCCACCGGATCAAGGGCGAGCCGATGAGCGAGTACGCCATTGCGCTCTCGAAGATGACCGCCGAGATCCTGGTAAAGAACGCCGACCTCATCAAGCCGCACCAGGAGCAGTCGGCATGGTTCGTGACAAAGGCCCTCGTGTCGAGCGGGGTCGCGATGAGTATCGCCGGCTCGTCCCGCCCGGCGAGCGGGGGGGAGCACAAGTTCTCCCATGCGCTTGACAGGATCGCCCCGGGAAAAGCCCTGCACGGCGAGAGCTGCGGGATCGGCACCATCATCTCGATGTACCTGCACGGCGGCGACTGGCGGGGGATCCGTGCCTCGCTCAAGACCATCGGAGCCCCGACAACCCCGGCCGATCTCGGGATAAGCGACACGGTCGCGGTCGAAGCGCTCCTGATGGCAAAGACTATCCGTCCGGAGCGCTTCACGATCTTTGATACGGGCATCACGAAGGAATCGGCAGAACGCCTTGTTTCGATGCTCTATTCCGAGTGA
- a CDS encoding DUF63 family protein, giving the protein MISDFLYKYYIDPVKYGEPYNIVETLTYAIILIIGVYLLYRWFSNSTWLAERGIKLDAAFILATLPYVVLGGVLRVVQDAGMVTGDWQYLIVTPPIYFLLFFFVLAMIFVGGTLRKNGMIQNFLSFYALAGCMAVLVVSLILLSWGMVHSHVDLFILAIIPLMALVTGGLVWACMRYVLKWEYVNDPLYIALIFGQMLDASATSYGLTFHPAVHYIEQHVVGSNLIEMTGTAFVMFPLKLVVLFPAIYIMQLYRKEANQAFWHLVLLAMIVVGLAPGIRDMVRMVLYV; this is encoded by the coding sequence ATGATTAGTGATTTCCTATACAAATATTACATCGATCCCGTCAAGTACGGCGAGCCCTATAATATTGTCGAGACGCTCACCTACGCAATCATTCTTATTATCGGCGTGTATTTGTTGTATCGCTGGTTCTCAAATTCAACGTGGTTGGCCGAACGGGGCATAAAACTCGATGCCGCGTTTATCCTCGCCACCCTTCCCTATGTGGTCCTGGGGGGAGTGTTACGAGTCGTGCAGGATGCCGGGATGGTCACCGGCGACTGGCAGTACCTGATCGTCACCCCGCCGATCTACTTCCTGCTCTTCTTCTTTGTCCTTGCCATGATCTTTGTCGGCGGGACGCTCAGGAAAAACGGCATGATCCAGAACTTTTTGTCGTTCTATGCGCTTGCCGGCTGCATGGCAGTTCTCGTGGTCTCGCTCATCCTCCTCTCCTGGGGGATGGTGCACAGCCATGTCGACCTCTTCATCCTTGCGATCATCCCGCTCATGGCCCTCGTTACCGGCGGACTGGTCTGGGCCTGTATGCGCTACGTCCTGAAATGGGAGTACGTGAACGACCCGCTCTACATAGCGCTGATCTTCGGGCAGATGCTCGATGCAAGCGCCACGAGTTACGGCCTCACCTTCCACCCGGCGGTACACTATATCGAGCAGCACGTGGTCGGCTCCAATCTCATCGAGATGACCGGGACAGCCTTTGTGATGTTCCCCTTAAAACTCGTGGTGCTCTTCCCGGCGATCTATATTATGCAGTTATACCGGAAAGAGGCAAACCAGGCGTTCTGGCACCTCGTGCTCCTCGCAATGATCGTGGTCGGGCTCGCACCGGGTATCCGGGACATGGTCCGGATGGTCCTCTATGTCTGA
- a CDS encoding 30S ribosomal protein S27e, whose product MVREARENRSSFVKVKCPDCDNEQTIFSKASTTVKCVVCGKDLATPTGGKATLKAEVVSEFK is encoded by the coding sequence ATGGTACGCGAAGCACGTGAAAACCGGAGCAGCTTTGTAAAGGTCAAGTGCCCGGACTGCGACAATGAACAGACGATCTTCTCCAAGGCCAGCACAACCGTCAAGTGTGTTGTCTGCGGAAAGGATCTTGCAACGCCAACCGGCGGAAAGGCGACCTTAAAGGCAGAAGTCGTCTCTGAGTTCAAGTGA
- a CDS encoding proteasome assembly chaperone family protein yields MIDDISIRYEDSFADHHLNDPVLIEGLPGIGQVGKLVAEYMIHMLGAQKIGDIHAIYLPPQVILDENGIARLPRNEIYLYRAEPHDIVFLVGDFQSTSNEGHYLMADAYLDVATELGVKRIYTLGGFGVGHLVNAPRVLGAANRAELKPEIEAAGVTFERDEPGGGIIGAAGLILGMSGMRGIDGVCLMGETSGYIVDPMSAAGVLAVLSKIIAVPIDPTQLNDRAAEMEKVVQGLLENEKLQQDEELSYIG; encoded by the coding sequence ATGATTGACGATATCAGCATCCGGTACGAGGACTCGTTTGCGGATCACCATCTTAACGATCCCGTGCTCATCGAAGGTCTGCCCGGGATTGGCCAGGTGGGAAAACTCGTGGCCGAGTACATGATCCACATGCTCGGGGCACAAAAGATCGGCGATATCCATGCGATCTACCTGCCCCCGCAGGTGATCCTCGATGAGAACGGTATCGCCCGGCTCCCGAGAAACGAGATCTACCTGTACCGGGCAGAGCCGCACGATATCGTCTTTCTCGTGGGCGATTTCCAGAGCACCTCAAACGAGGGCCACTACCTCATGGCCGATGCCTACCTGGACGTTGCGACAGAGCTCGGCGTAAAAAGGATCTATACGCTCGGCGGGTTCGGGGTCGGCCACCTGGTCAATGCGCCCCGGGTGCTCGGTGCGGCAAACCGTGCAGAGCTCAAGCCCGAGATCGAGGCTGCCGGCGTTACGTTCGAGCGCGACGAACCGGGCGGCGGGATCATCGGGGCGGCAGGTCTGATCCTTGGCATGAGCGGGATGCGGGGGATCGACGGGGTCTGCCTGATGGGCGAGACGAGCGGGTATATCGTCGACCCGATGAGCGCCGCTGGCGTGCTTGCGGTGCTCTCGAAGATCATTGCCGTGCCGATCGACCCGACCCAGCTCAACGACCGGGCCGCCGAGATGGAAAAAGTGGTCCAGGGCCTGCTGGAGAACGAGAAGCTCCAGCAGGATGAAGAGCTCAGCTATATCGGCTGA
- a CDS encoding 50S ribosomal protein L44e, translating to MKMPAKFKTYCPFCRSHQIHEVEKVKKSKTTGLHWIDRQKARRGKVGNMGKFSKVPGGDKPTKKINVRYRCTTCGKAHLRKGYRVAKFELTE from the coding sequence ATGAAGATGCCAGCAAAATTCAAAACCTACTGCCCATTCTGCAGGAGTCACCAGATCCACGAAGTGGAGAAGGTCAAGAAGAGCAAGACAACCGGCCTTCACTGGATCGACCGCCAGAAAGCACGCAGGGGTAAAGTAGGCAACATGGGCAAGTTCTCAAAAGTCCCCGGTGGCGACAAACCGACAAAGAAGATCAACGTCAGGTACCGTTGCACAACCTGTGGAAAGGCACATCTCCGCAAGGGATACCGGGTTGCCAAGTTCGAGTTGACGGAGTGA
- a CDS encoding translation initiation factor IF-2 subunit alpha, translating into MPDREWPQESELVVCTVETVKDFVAFVSLDEYNGRQGLIPISEIATGWIKYIRDHIREGQKIVCKVLNVDRDRGHIDLSLKDVNEHQRREKIREWKNESKAKKWIGFAAEKAGEPAAAIEQVIYDKYGEFYPVFEDLVLESEATVKKLGLSKNAGEALVHIAHENLKIPKVEVTGQLEMMSAQPDGVSVIKSALKKAHDSKSAGAEIEILYLGAPHYRVKVTAPDYKKAEKALEKAAHAAIAVLEKAGGEGKLIKKPKSGKSQ; encoded by the coding sequence ATGCCGGACAGAGAATGGCCCCAAGAATCGGAACTGGTCGTCTGCACCGTTGAAACGGTCAAGGATTTCGTAGCGTTCGTCTCCCTTGACGAATACAACGGCAGGCAGGGGCTCATTCCCATCTCCGAAATTGCAACCGGCTGGATCAAGTATATCCGGGACCACATCCGCGAGGGCCAGAAGATCGTCTGCAAGGTCCTCAATGTGGACCGGGACCGGGGGCACATCGATCTTTCGTTAAAAGACGTTAACGAGCACCAGCGCCGCGAAAAGATCCGGGAATGGAAAAACGAGTCCAAGGCAAAGAAGTGGATCGGGTTTGCTGCGGAGAAAGCCGGGGAACCTGCCGCTGCGATCGAGCAGGTAATCTACGACAAGTACGGCGAATTCTACCCGGTCTTTGAGGATCTGGTCCTTGAGAGTGAGGCCACGGTCAAAAAGCTGGGACTTTCAAAGAATGCCGGCGAAGCACTGGTGCATATTGCCCATGAAAATCTCAAGATCCCGAAGGTGGAAGTGACCGGGCAGCTCGAAATGATGTCGGCACAGCCTGACGGGGTCTCGGTCATCAAATCCGCGCTCAAAAAAGCCCACGATTCAAAGAGCGCCGGTGCCGAGATCGAGATCTTATATCTCGGCGCCCCCCATTACCGGGTCAAGGTAACTGCACCCGATTACAAGAAAGCGGAAAAGGCCCTTGAAAAGGCTGCCCATGCTGCCATTGCGGTCCTTGAAAAGGCCGGCGGCGAGGGCAAACTGATCAAAAAGCCCAAGTCCGGGAAAAGTCAATGA
- a CDS encoding RNA-protein complex protein Nop10 has product MSGRIRYCPKDHTYTLLLSCPTCGAATVPAHPARFSVEDRYGRYRRMAKRGTSP; this is encoded by the coding sequence ATGAGCGGCAGAATCCGTTACTGCCCAAAAGACCATACCTATACTCTTTTGCTGTCCTGTCCGACCTGCGGAGCGGCTACTGTACCGGCCCACCCGGCCCGGTTCTCCGTGGAAGACCGGTACGGCAGGTACCGGCGGATGGCTAAAAGGGGAACCTCTCCATGA
- a CDS encoding tRNA uridine(34) 5-carboxymethylaminomethyl modification radical SAM/GNAT enzyme Elp3, translating to MDEVPALREIISRILSLSPGDSGIVGAKIEVCRKYRLLSVPKNSAILAAALPEEREVLRRILLVKPTRTLSGVAPVAVMTSPYPCPHGKCLPCPGGPAHPFGSPQSYTGEEPAAKRAREHNYDPFAQVHARLSQFETLGHRVEKVELIVMGGTMTARPIMYQHEFVARCIEAMNTYPADSPAATAPSVADVEAANETADVRCIAITFETRPDWCKREHIDRMLDLGVTKVELGVQHTDDEILAFNRRGCTVADTAEANRLLRDAGIKVGFHMMPNLPHSTIAKDKEMFETIFSDPRFKPDFLKIYPTLVTPGSEIEELWELKRYAPYEENELIDLIAYAKSLIPEYTRLSRVQRDIPAKLIVAGSRHSNFRQLAQNRLTAQGRRCHCIRCREIGRLPSDEKAEIRVTTYECCGGKEHFISAVSGDSLIGFARLRFPSSEFRPELHEAALVRELHVYGSLVPVGSDAAEIEEWQHRSFGRMLLARAEEIAQAAGYRRVAIMSGIGVRPYYRRQGYERKGPYMVKEMP from the coding sequence ATGGATGAGGTGCCGGCATTGCGGGAGATCATCTCCCGCATCCTCTCGCTCTCCCCCGGGGACAGCGGTATCGTAGGTGCCAAGATCGAGGTCTGCCGGAAGTACCGTCTTTTATCGGTCCCGAAGAACTCGGCGATTTTAGCAGCCGCCCTGCCCGAAGAGCGGGAAGTTCTCCGCAGGATCCTTCTCGTCAAGCCTACCCGCACCCTTTCGGGCGTTGCGCCTGTCGCCGTGATGACCTCGCCGTATCCCTGTCCGCACGGCAAGTGCCTTCCCTGCCCGGGCGGGCCGGCCCACCCGTTCGGGTCACCGCAGAGTTATACGGGTGAAGAGCCGGCCGCGAAACGGGCGCGGGAGCACAACTACGACCCGTTCGCGCAGGTCCATGCCCGGCTCAGCCAGTTCGAGACGCTGGGCCACCGGGTGGAAAAGGTGGAACTGATCGTTATGGGCGGGACCATGACCGCCCGGCCCATCATGTACCAGCACGAGTTTGTTGCCCGGTGCATCGAGGCGATGAATACCTATCCGGCAGATTCACCCGCTGCGACCGCGCCCTCCGTTGCCGACGTCGAGGCGGCAAACGAGACCGCAGATGTCAGGTGTATTGCGATCACGTTTGAGACCCGGCCCGACTGGTGCAAAAGAGAGCATATCGACCGGATGCTCGACCTTGGGGTGACCAAGGTGGAGCTCGGCGTCCAGCACACGGACGATGAAATTCTTGCTTTTAACCGCCGGGGCTGCACGGTAGCGGATACCGCGGAGGCAAACCGGCTTTTGCGGGACGCCGGGATCAAGGTCGGGTTCCATATGATGCCCAACCTCCCCCACTCGACGATTGCAAAGGACAAGGAGATGTTCGAAACCATCTTCTCGGATCCCCGGTTCAAGCCGGATTTTTTGAAGATCTACCCGACGCTCGTCACCCCCGGCTCCGAGATCGAGGAACTCTGGGAGCTCAAACGCTATGCCCCGTACGAGGAGAACGAGCTCATCGATCTCATTGCCTATGCAAAGTCCCTTATCCCCGAGTACACCCGTCTCTCCCGGGTGCAGCGTGATATCCCGGCAAAGCTGATCGTGGCCGGGTCCCGGCACTCGAACTTCCGGCAGCTGGCCCAGAACCGGCTTACCGCACAGGGCCGGCGCTGCCACTGCATCCGCTGCCGCGAGATCGGGCGCCTGCCCTCGGACGAGAAGGCCGAGATCCGGGTGACAACGTACGAGTGCTGCGGTGGGAAGGAGCACTTCATATCCGCCGTATCCGGGGACTCGCTCATCGGGTTTGCCCGGCTCCGGTTCCCGTCCTCCGAGTTCCGGCCCGAGCTCCACGAGGCAGCGCTCGTCCGCGAGCTCCATGTGTACGGCAGCCTGGTCCCGGTCGGGAGCGATGCCGCGGAGATCGAGGAGTGGCAGCACCGGAGTTTCGGCCGGATGCTGCTTGCCCGGGCCGAGGAGATTGCACAAGCGGCAGGGTACCGGCGCGTTGCGATCATGAGCGGGATCGGGGTGCGGCCCTATTACCGGAGACAGGGATATGAACGAAAAGGGCCCTACATGGTAAAAGAGATGCCATGA
- the priS gene encoding DNA primase catalytic subunit PriS, with protein sequence MNPATTEFVRQRFAEYYKKAVLVAPSSLEQREWGFVLFNPGATEMRMRRHTAFPGRGEMADYIRNLVPSHIYYSTAYYEKPDAPTMAEKGWCGADLIFDLDADHIVKGPYDQMLARVKAETEKLLDMLTGELGVDKKQIELVFSGGRGYHVHIRDLAFRGWGSAERRELVDYICGIGLDPAILLGANPSGPGWPARFRQALGAYLAWIASLSEEDAMKYLTGLEGVGKDSAAGFLKRCSEMEAEVAKPKIDPTIFKDRVIRAALQEQEGEFKKRLNDTAALADEPVTTDIKRLIRMPTSLHGGSGMQVQQLELRDLAGFDPLTDAVVFSEREVKVDARFPLAMPMLGSTYQIQKGITTVPEAVAVFLCCRGIAEIA encoded by the coding sequence ATGAACCCGGCCACCACGGAATTCGTGCGGCAGCGCTTTGCCGAGTATTACAAAAAGGCGGTGCTTGTTGCGCCGTCCTCGCTCGAACAGCGCGAGTGGGGCTTTGTCCTCTTTAACCCGGGGGCAACCGAGATGCGGATGCGCCGGCACACCGCGTTTCCCGGCCGGGGGGAGATGGCGGACTATATCCGGAACCTCGTTCCCTCGCATATCTATTACTCGACCGCCTATTACGAGAAGCCGGATGCACCGACCATGGCGGAGAAGGGATGGTGCGGGGCCGACCTGATCTTCGACCTCGACGCTGACCATATCGTGAAAGGTCCCTACGACCAGATGCTCGCGAGAGTAAAGGCCGAGACGGAGAAACTCCTCGACATGCTGACCGGCGAACTCGGGGTCGACAAAAAGCAGATCGAGCTCGTCTTTTCAGGAGGCCGGGGCTACCATGTCCATATCCGCGACCTTGCGTTTCGCGGGTGGGGGAGCGCGGAACGGCGGGAACTGGTGGATTACATCTGCGGGATCGGCCTTGACCCGGCCATCCTGCTTGGCGCAAACCCGTCCGGGCCCGGGTGGCCGGCCCGGTTCCGGCAGGCGCTCGGTGCGTACCTTGCATGGATCGCGAGTCTCTCCGAAGAGGATGCAATGAAGTACCTGACCGGGCTTGAAGGCGTGGGAAAGGACTCCGCAGCCGGTTTTTTGAAACGTTGCAGCGAAATGGAGGCGGAGGTTGCAAAACCAAAGATCGATCCCACGATCTTCAAGGACCGGGTGATCCGGGCAGCGCTCCAGGAGCAGGAGGGCGAGTTCAAAAAACGCCTCAACGACACGGCAGCGCTTGCCGATGAGCCGGTCACGACCGATATAAAACGCCTGATCCGGATGCCGACCTCCCTCCACGGCGGGAGCGGGATGCAGGTCCAGCAGCTCGAACTCCGCGACCTTGCCGGCTTTGACCCCCTCACCGATGCCGTGGTCTTTTCCGAGCGGGAGGTAAAAGTCGACGCCCGGTTCCCGCTTGCCATGCCGATGCTGGGAAGCACTTATCAGATCCAAAAGGGGATCACTACAGTACCTGAAGCGGTGGCGGTCTTCCTCTGCTGCCGCGGCATAGCAGAAATTGCATAA
- a CDS encoding ADP-ribosylglycohydrolase family protein, with the protein MLAGLAIGDALGAPLEGSARYEAWLTNMRPGGRHSRNTGQYTDDTLQALAVAESLLACKGFDGSDLILRLLEGYHARPEWYGPTSSAFFDLVARGTLPQQAAWLVHKKNGGSRSNGSVMRGFPLGIFYPADRVYEVSIACSRLTHYDPVAAACSAWLTGMAADLCRGASRKQAFVRARARCRDPEVLDRLGSYGRYAPDPSLDAVLCSHAALSCFMNAATFENAVLAAVNLGGDADTVGACCGALAGAYWGLPAIPERWSRVLEGYDRVVRVAGDLWEARADRAPVA; encoded by the coding sequence ATGCTTGCGGGACTCGCAATTGGGGACGCGTTGGGTGCGCCCTTGGAGGGATCTGCCCGATATGAAGCGTGGCTGACAAACATGCGGCCCGGAGGGCGCCATTCCCGGAATACCGGACAGTATACGGACGATACGCTCCAGGCCCTTGCGGTCGCGGAATCGCTCCTTGCCTGCAAGGGATTTGACGGATCCGACCTTATTCTGCGGCTGCTTGAGGGATACCATGCACGGCCGGAATGGTACGGCCCGACATCCTCCGCATTCTTCGATCTGGTGGCCCGCGGCACCCTACCGCAGCAGGCCGCATGGCTCGTGCATAAGAAGAACGGGGGGAGCCGGAGCAACGGCAGCGTGATGCGGGGGTTCCCGCTCGGGATCTTTTACCCGGCCGACCGGGTGTATGAGGTCAGTATTGCCTGTTCCCGGCTCACGCACTACGATCCGGTTGCCGCTGCCTGTTCCGCGTGGCTCACCGGGATGGCCGCCGATCTCTGCCGGGGCGCATCGCGGAAACAGGCGTTTGTCCGGGCCCGGGCCCGGTGCCGGGATCCCGAGGTCCTCGACCGGCTTGGGAGTTACGGGAGGTATGCACCGGACCCGTCGCTCGATGCCGTGCTCTGTTCCCATGCAGCGCTCTCCTGTTTCATGAACGCAGCGACCTTCGAGAATGCCGTGCTCGCGGCCGTGAATCTCGGCGGCGATGCAGATACCGTGGGGGCCTGCTGCGGGGCGCTAGCCGGGGCATACTGGGGCCTTCCCGCAATTCCGGAGCGGTGGAGCCGGGTGCTCGAAGGATACGACCGCGTGGTCCGGGTGGCCGGGGATCTGTGGGAGGCCCGGGCGGACCGGGCACCGGTAGCATAA
- a CDS encoding stage II sporulation protein M, whose amino-acid sequence MSDPSEAPTLPSFPFKNALVVTALIFIVAILAGWVGTAHTPAIGEQLMALFQKEVAGQITMGDPADMCAKLLANNLEACIMLFLGGASFGILTLFILGVNGIVIGSVTEIVSQGHSAAFIAAALLPHGIFEIPAFIIAGALGVCMAQSLIAEWYGAGDTGEDAKRYARLFLLYVLPLICVAAFVEAFITPAVIQLVA is encoded by the coding sequence ATGTCTGATCCCAGCGAGGCACCGACCCTCCCGTCATTTCCTTTTAAAAATGCCCTTGTGGTTACGGCCCTCATTTTTATCGTGGCAATACTTGCCGGCTGGGTGGGGACGGCCCATACGCCGGCTATCGGCGAGCAGCTCATGGCGCTTTTCCAGAAAGAGGTAGCCGGCCAGATCACGATGGGGGATCCCGCCGACATGTGCGCGAAGCTCCTTGCAAACAACCTCGAAGCCTGCATCATGCTCTTTCTGGGCGGGGCATCGTTTGGGATCCTCACCCTCTTTATCCTGGGCGTGAACGGGATCGTGATAGGTTCGGTTACCGAGATCGTCAGCCAGGGCCATTCGGCGGCATTCATTGCCGCAGCCCTGCTGCCCCACGGGATCTTCGAGATCCCGGCGTTCATCATTGCCGGGGCGCTCGGGGTCTGTATGGCGCAGTCGCTTATTGCTGAATGGTACGGTGCGGGCGATACGGGCGAAGATGCCAAACGATATGCCCGGCTCTTCCTCCTGTACGTGCTCCCGCTGATTTGCGTCGCCGCCTTTGTCGAGGCTTTTATTACGCCGGCAGTCATACAATTGGTAGCTTAA
- a CDS encoding UPF0179 family protein, with product MAEIKTKVTLVGTVLAKPGTEFIYEGESSECGTCKVKKACHNLNRGHRYRVVSVRSTHHECPVHYNGATAVEVTEAPVSMLISADKAIVNSKIKIEFSCNKTDCRSYPLCRPDGVVEGEKYVVGDVLGNASEICSKGRALKLVEVRPA from the coding sequence ATGGCAGAAATAAAAACAAAAGTGACGCTCGTCGGGACCGTTCTTGCAAAGCCCGGCACCGAGTTCATCTACGAAGGGGAATCCTCCGAGTGCGGGACCTGCAAGGTAAAAAAGGCCTGCCACAACCTTAACCGGGGGCACCGCTACCGGGTAGTCTCGGTAAGAAGCACCCACCACGAATGCCCGGTCCATTACAACGGGGCGACCGCGGTCGAGGTGACCGAAGCGCCGGTCTCCATGCTCATCAGCGCCGACAAGGCGATTGTCAATTCGAAGATCAAGATCGAGTTCTCGTGCAACAAGACGGACTGCCGGAGTTATCCCCTCTGCCGGCCCGACGGCGTTGTCGAGGGCGAGAAGTACGTGGTCGGGGACGTGCTCGGGAACGCATCCGAGATCTGCAGCAAGGGCCGGGCCCTAAAACTGGTCGAAGTCCGGCCGGCGTAA
- a CDS encoding UPF0058 family protein, with amino-acid sequence MQKEELLHLHMLMVHIRKYYESTTNEEIDTERYDALAISPVHIHKDKKAHKDALLTLGEEIVSHIEGHHPVHVVNYSPETATAPTQQVAVEH; translated from the coding sequence GTGCAAAAGGAAGAGTTGCTTCATCTGCATATGCTGATGGTACACATCAGGAAGTATTACGAGAGTACGACTAACGAGGAGATCGATACCGAACGATACGATGCACTTGCAATATCTCCCGTTCACATTCACAAGGACAAGAAAGCCCACAAGGATGCTCTTCTCACACTGGGCGAAGAGATCGTTTCCCATATAGAAGGACACCACCCGGTGCATGTGGTGAACTATTCTCCTGAGACTGCAACAGCCCCCACACAGCAGGTCGCAGTCGAACACTAA